ATTGAAAAGCACGTCCAGTCCTGCAAGGCCATTGTCGAAGACCTGCTCAACTTCGCCCGGACCTCCAGTTCCCAGAAGGAGAACCTGGACATCCATGGCATCATCGAAGACGTCATCGGTTTTGTCCGCCACCACAGCAATCTCGATGCCATTGACATCCAGACCCATTTCGCGCCCAACCTTCCTCTGGCATGCATCGATGAAAAAAAGATCAAACAGGTGTTGATCAATCTGCTGATGAATGCCATCCATGCCGTGGAGCGCGAAGGCACCATTACCATCTCCACCGGAATCAACGCGACCACCGGCCTCATCGCCGTGGAGGTGGCCGACACCGGACATGGCATCGAGGAAGAAAATCTTCCCAGAATCTTCGACCCGTTTTTCACGACCAAGCCCACCGGAGAGGGAACCGGACTCGGGCTTTCGGTCAGCTACGGCATCATCAAAGGCCATGGGGGCAACATCAGCGTAAAAAGCGAACCGGGTCAGGGAGCGGCATTCACCCTTACCCTTCCCGTCAGTCCCCCGCATTCAGGGAGATAAACCATGGCACAACATCTTCTCATCGTCGATGACGAACCGGATATGCTCAGTCTGCTCAAAAGAAGCCTGGAACCCGAACTCGGGTGCCGGGTGGACACCGCCGCCTCGGGAGAAGTGGCCCTGGATATGATCCGCGACGGCGACTACGACCTGGTGCTGGCGGACATCAAGATGCCCGGGATCAGCGGGCTCGAAGTCCTCGAACGGGTCAAATCCGACCACGAGGAAATCACCTTCGTCATGATGACCGCCTACGGCCATATCGAAATGGCGGTGGAAGCCATGAAGCGCGGCGCCTACGATTTCATCACCAAGCCCTTCGATCACGATGCCCTGGTGATGCGCCTGGGAAAAGCCTTCGAGCGCAGCCGGCTGCTGAAAGAAAATCTGCGGCTCCATCACGAGTGCCACTCGACGGACATGTTTCAGGAACTGGTGGGCAAGAGCCCTGAAATGCAGCGCGTATACGAGACCATCCGGACGGTCGCCCAGAACGACCTAACGGTGCTGATCACCGGCGAATCGGGAACGGGAAAGGACCTGGCCGCCCGGGCGGTGCATGCCCTGAGCAACCGCAGCAAGCGTCCGTTCATCGCGGTGAACTGCCCCACGGTTCCCGAGCATATCCTGGAAAGCGAGTTGTTCGGCTATAAAAAGGGCGCTTTCACCCATGCCACCAGCGACAAGAAGGGGCTTTTCCAGGAAGCCCATACCGGGACGATCTTCCTCGACGAGATCGGGGACATCACCCCCACGATTCAGACCAAGCTGCTGCGGGTATTGCAGGAAAAGGAGATCAAACCCCTGGGCGACGCCCGCCCCATCCAGGTGGATGTGCGCATCATCGCCTCCACCAACCAGCCCCTGGCCGAGAAAATCAAATCCGGCGATTACCGCGAGGACTTCTTTTACCGGCTCAACGTGCTGCCCATACGGCTGCCGCCGCTTCGTGAGCGGGTGGAGGACATCCCCCTGATTGCCAACCACCTGCTGGAAAAACATTGCCGCAAGCTCGACAAACCGTCAAAGCGGTTTTCGCCGGCCTTGATGGACGCCTTTGCCACGCGCCGTTGGGAGGGCAACGTCCGTGAAATGGAAAATTTGATCATA
This window of the uncultured Desulfosarcina sp. genome carries:
- a CDS encoding sigma-54 dependent transcriptional regulator, which encodes MAQHLLIVDDEPDMLSLLKRSLEPELGCRVDTAASGEVALDMIRDGDYDLVLADIKMPGISGLEVLERVKSDHEEITFVMMTAYGHIEMAVEAMKRGAYDFITKPFDHDALVMRLGKAFERSRLLKENLRLHHECHSTDMFQELVGKSPEMQRVYETIRTVAQNDLTVLITGESGTGKDLAARAVHALSNRSKRPFIAVNCPTVPEHILESELFGYKKGAFTHATSDKKGLFQEAHTGTIFLDEIGDITPTIQTKLLRVLQEKEIKPLGDARPIQVDVRIIASTNQPLAEKIKSGDYREDFFYRLNVLPIRLPPLRERVEDIPLIANHLLEKHCRKLDKPSKRFSPALMDAFATRRWEGNVREMENLIIQGILFSQSDEITLEDVRIDRKSATAPGADIAANLEQPYKQAKENNLMAFNSAYIGHVLSQSKGNVTQAAKACGLERQALQQIMRRYGISAEPYRQ